The Deltaproteobacteria bacterium HGW-Deltaproteobacteria-6 genome has a segment encoding these proteins:
- a CDS encoding acyl-CoA dehydrogenase, whose translation MFEYMLTKEQLKIRDEARDFVKGIPRQMILDMDTDTIKFPKEFLRQAAQRNLMGCRYPKKWGGRAMDWVTTCMVMEEVGVIGYEFACVFGVGAELVCDAIILHGTDEQKEKYVKPLLRGDLFAAECLTEPRGGSDFFGATTKAEDCGDYYLLNGQKRFIVGGEGADFFLVYAKTHPDAKPQDAITCFIVDRTEGVEVKYLYGLMGCRGGGTGRIIFKDVKVPKANVVGKVQGANAVFNTMMIPERLGTAAMTIGAARPALEVATGYTSRRKAFGQVINTFEGVSFQIAEAVMLLDAARAMAYATARAVDEHADMNLIRRMVSQSKKFITESCQKVVHNSMQVMGGIGYTNVFPIERIYRDVRLASIWTGTSEVMSMITAHEWYREYSREKVKQKTRDCEMDAPEASDDEKIYNDEDMWRKGW comes from the coding sequence ATGTTTGAGTATATGTTAACAAAGGAGCAGCTCAAAATCCGGGACGAAGCACGTGATTTTGTCAAGGGTATTCCACGCCAGATGATTCTGGACATGGATACGGACACCATCAAATTCCCAAAAGAATTTTTACGCCAGGCCGCGCAAAGAAATCTAATGGGTTGCCGCTATCCTAAAAAATGGGGCGGCAGGGCTATGGATTGGGTGACCACCTGTATGGTTATGGAAGAGGTTGGTGTGATCGGTTATGAATTTGCCTGCGTCTTCGGTGTAGGGGCAGAACTGGTTTGCGACGCCATTATTCTGCATGGCACGGATGAGCAAAAGGAAAAGTACGTTAAACCGCTTTTGCGCGGTGATTTGTTTGCGGCGGAGTGTCTGACCGAGCCGCGCGGCGGATCGGATTTCTTCGGAGCGACGACCAAGGCCGAGGACTGCGGGGATTACTATCTGCTGAACGGCCAGAAAAGGTTTATTGTCGGCGGGGAAGGTGCGGACTTTTTTCTTGTCTATGCTAAAACTCATCCTGATGCCAAACCTCAGGATGCTATCACCTGTTTTATTGTTGATCGGACGGAAGGGGTTGAGGTTAAATATCTATATGGTCTCATGGGCTGCCGCGGTGGCGGGACGGGCCGGATCATTTTCAAAGATGTCAAGGTCCCCAAGGCTAATGTCGTCGGGAAAGTCCAGGGGGCCAATGCGGTATTCAACACCATGATGATTCCCGAAAGACTGGGGACGGCAGCCATGACTATCGGCGCGGCGCGCCCGGCGTTGGAAGTTGCCACCGGTTATACCTCCCGGCGGAAAGCTTTTGGTCAGGTTATCAATACGTTTGAAGGCGTCAGTTTTCAGATTGCTGAGGCGGTGATGCTGCTGGATGCGGCGCGCGCCATGGCTTATGCGACGGCCCGAGCGGTGGATGAGCACGCGGATATGAATCTCATCCGCCGGATGGTTTCGCAAAGTAAAAAATTCATCACGGAGTCCTGTCAGAAAGTGGTGCACAATTCCATGCAGGTCATGGGCGGAATTGGTTATACGAATGTTTTTCCCATCGAGCGCATTTACAGGGATGTCCGTCTGGCTTCGATCTGGACAGGCACCAGCGAAGTCATGTCTATGATTACCGCACATGAGTGGTATCGCGAATATTCCCGTGAAAAGGTCAAACAGAAAACGCGTGATTGTGAAATGGATGCGCCCGAGGCATCCGATGACGAAAAAATATATAATGATGAAGATATGTGGCGCAAGGGCTGGTAG
- a CDS encoding RNA-binding protein codes for MNKNLYVGNLSFKVTDEDLKTNFAEAGEVASAAIIKDKFTGQSKGFGFVEMKTEEGATAAIQKFNGGMLDGKAITVNEARPKKEFGAGGGGNRGGGGGYRGGGNRSGGGGNRGGRY; via the coding sequence ATGAACAAGAACTTGTATGTCGGCAACCTGTCTTTCAAGGTTACAGATGAAGACCTGAAGACAAACTTTGCGGAAGCGGGAGAAGTCGCCTCCGCGGCAATTATTAAAGACAAATTTACCGGACAGTCCAAAGGATTCGGCTTTGTCGAAATGAAAACGGAAGAAGGAGCCACGGCGGCCATTCAGAAGTTTAATGGCGGCATGCTGGACGGTAAGGCCATTACAGTCAACGAAGCCAGACCGAAGAAGGAATTCGGCGCAGGCGGCGGTGGAAACCGCGGCGGTGGCGGCGGATACCGTGGCGGTGGAAACCGTAGCGGCGGTGGTGGAAACCGTGGCGGCAGATACTAA